A genome region from Synchiropus splendidus isolate RoL2022-P1 chromosome 5, RoL_Sspl_1.0, whole genome shotgun sequence includes the following:
- the LOC128758772 gene encoding sorting nexin-1-like isoform X2: MAASADRNPPPFPEADEPEAGLLGPTDADSDEGEDIFVNTRNPPSMMSQVERTGQDPPDLFSEEATTTTPAKSNGVQSDDDDLFAEASAELSTENLNTSSRKEVSASSGPRSVASFVQSPVATTTSLEQLEEEEDKDKFDVDVAVTNPEKVGDGMNAYVAYKVSTRTSLAMFKNKTFSVRRRFSDFLGLYEKLSVKQSLHGCIIPLPPEKSVVGMTKVKVGMDDPSSVEFVERRRAALERYLQRVVSHPVLLQDPDVRDFLEREELPRAVNTQALSGAGFLKMITKASDAVNKMTIKMNESDTWFEDKYQEVENEEQQLRKLHAVVDSLVNHRKELCGNTAIFAKSMAMLGNSEDNTALSRALSQLAEVEDKMEQLHQEQAASDFFIFAEVLADYIRLLGAVRGCFDQRIRAWQRWQEAQSTLQKKREAEAKLLWANKPDKLQQAKEEITEWEAKVTQYERDFDRIGMTVRKEVLRFEKEKAKDFKTQIIKYLDSMLQSQQRLIKFWEAFLPEAKAIV, translated from the exons ATGGCGGCTAGTGCTGATCGGAATCCTCCTCCGTTCCCCGAGGCAGATGAGCCAGAGGCGGGACTGCTCGGCCCAACGGACGCAGACAGTGACGAGGGGGAGGACATCTTCGTCAATACG AGAAACCCACCATCCATGATGTCTCAGGTTGAACGTACAGGTCAAGACCCCCCTGACCTGTTTAGTGAGGAGGCCACCACCACTACACCAGCTAAATCCAATGGTGTTCAGTCCGATGATGATGATTTGTTTGCTG AGGCAAGTGCAGAGTTGAGCACAGAGAATCTCAACACTTCTTCACGGAAGGAAGTATCTGCTTCCTCAGGTCCGCGTTCTGTAGCCTCTTTTGTCCAGAGTCCTGTTGCGACCACCACCTCGTTGGAGCAG ttagaggaagaagaagacaaggATAAGTTCGATGTGGACGTTGCCGTGACCAACCCAGAGAAAGTTG gTGATGGGATGAATGCGTACGTGGCTTACAAAGTGTCTACTAGG ACTTCCCTTGCCATGTTCAAGAATAAGACCTTCTCTGTCAGGAGACGTTTCAGTGACTTCTTGGGTCTCTATGAGAAGCTCTCAGTCAAACAGTCGCTCCACGGCTGCATCATTCCATTGCCACCAGAGAAAAGTGTTGTAG GTATGACCAAAGTTAAAGTGGGTATGGACGATCCATCCTCAGTAGAGTTTgtggagagaaggagagcagcTCTGGAGAG GTACCTTCAGAGAGTGGTGTCTCATCCTGTTCTGTTACAAGATCCGGATGTCAGAGACTTTTTGGAGAGAGAAGAG TTGCCACGTGCCGTGAACACACAAGCGCTAAGCGGAGCAGGCTTTCTCAAAATGATTACAAAGGCTTCAGACGCTGTCAACAAAATGACGATTAAGATGAATGAGTCTGATACA TGGTTTGAGGACAAATACCAGGAGGTGGAAAacgaggagcagcagctgaggaagcTGCATGCTGTCGTTGATTCTCTTGTGAATCACAGAAAGG AGTTGTGTGGGAACACTGCAATTTTTGCAAAAAGCATGGCAATGTTGGGCAACTCTGAGGACAACACGGCACTTTCCAGGGCCCTGTCCCAGctggcagaggtggaggacaaaATGGAGCAGCTTCACCAAGAGCAAGCAGCCAGTGACTTCTTCATATTCGCTGAGGTGCTAGCTGACTACATCCGTTTGCTTGGTGCTGTGCGG GGGTGCTTTGACCAGCGGATCCGAGCATGGCAGCGATGGCAAGAGGCGCAGAGCACACTTCAGAAGAAAAGAGAGGCAGAGGCCAAACTGCTGTGGGCTAACAAACCAGATAAACTGCAGCAAGCCAAAGAGGAGATCACTGAG TGGGAGGCCAAAGTTACTCAATATGAAAGAGATTTTGACCGAATTGGAATGACCGTTCGCAAGGAGGTTCTCAGGTTTGAG aaAGAGAAAGCCAAGGACTTCAAAACCCAGATAATCAAGTATTTGGACTCCATGCTTCAGTCTCAGCAGCGG CTGATCAAGTTCTGGGAAGCCTTTCTTCCTGAGGCAAAAGCAATAGTTTAG
- the LOC128758772 gene encoding sorting nexin-1-like isoform X1, whose product MAASADRNPPPFPEADEPEAGLLGPTDADSDEGEDIFVNTVTRNPPSMMSQVERTGQDPPDLFSEEATTTTPAKSNGVQSDDDDLFAEASAELSTENLNTSSRKEVSASSGPRSVASFVQSPVATTTSLEQLEEEEDKDKFDVDVAVTNPEKVGDGMNAYVAYKVSTRTSLAMFKNKTFSVRRRFSDFLGLYEKLSVKQSLHGCIIPLPPEKSVVGMTKVKVGMDDPSSVEFVERRRAALERYLQRVVSHPVLLQDPDVRDFLEREELPRAVNTQALSGAGFLKMITKASDAVNKMTIKMNESDTWFEDKYQEVENEEQQLRKLHAVVDSLVNHRKELCGNTAIFAKSMAMLGNSEDNTALSRALSQLAEVEDKMEQLHQEQAASDFFIFAEVLADYIRLLGAVRGCFDQRIRAWQRWQEAQSTLQKKREAEAKLLWANKPDKLQQAKEEITEWEAKVTQYERDFDRIGMTVRKEVLRFEKEKAKDFKTQIIKYLDSMLQSQQRLIKFWEAFLPEAKAIV is encoded by the exons ATGGCGGCTAGTGCTGATCGGAATCCTCCTCCGTTCCCCGAGGCAGATGAGCCAGAGGCGGGACTGCTCGGCCCAACGGACGCAGACAGTGACGAGGGGGAGGACATCTTCGTCAATACGGTAACG AGAAACCCACCATCCATGATGTCTCAGGTTGAACGTACAGGTCAAGACCCCCCTGACCTGTTTAGTGAGGAGGCCACCACCACTACACCAGCTAAATCCAATGGTGTTCAGTCCGATGATGATGATTTGTTTGCTG AGGCAAGTGCAGAGTTGAGCACAGAGAATCTCAACACTTCTTCACGGAAGGAAGTATCTGCTTCCTCAGGTCCGCGTTCTGTAGCCTCTTTTGTCCAGAGTCCTGTTGCGACCACCACCTCGTTGGAGCAG ttagaggaagaagaagacaaggATAAGTTCGATGTGGACGTTGCCGTGACCAACCCAGAGAAAGTTG gTGATGGGATGAATGCGTACGTGGCTTACAAAGTGTCTACTAGG ACTTCCCTTGCCATGTTCAAGAATAAGACCTTCTCTGTCAGGAGACGTTTCAGTGACTTCTTGGGTCTCTATGAGAAGCTCTCAGTCAAACAGTCGCTCCACGGCTGCATCATTCCATTGCCACCAGAGAAAAGTGTTGTAG GTATGACCAAAGTTAAAGTGGGTATGGACGATCCATCCTCAGTAGAGTTTgtggagagaaggagagcagcTCTGGAGAG GTACCTTCAGAGAGTGGTGTCTCATCCTGTTCTGTTACAAGATCCGGATGTCAGAGACTTTTTGGAGAGAGAAGAG TTGCCACGTGCCGTGAACACACAAGCGCTAAGCGGAGCAGGCTTTCTCAAAATGATTACAAAGGCTTCAGACGCTGTCAACAAAATGACGATTAAGATGAATGAGTCTGATACA TGGTTTGAGGACAAATACCAGGAGGTGGAAAacgaggagcagcagctgaggaagcTGCATGCTGTCGTTGATTCTCTTGTGAATCACAGAAAGG AGTTGTGTGGGAACACTGCAATTTTTGCAAAAAGCATGGCAATGTTGGGCAACTCTGAGGACAACACGGCACTTTCCAGGGCCCTGTCCCAGctggcagaggtggaggacaaaATGGAGCAGCTTCACCAAGAGCAAGCAGCCAGTGACTTCTTCATATTCGCTGAGGTGCTAGCTGACTACATCCGTTTGCTTGGTGCTGTGCGG GGGTGCTTTGACCAGCGGATCCGAGCATGGCAGCGATGGCAAGAGGCGCAGAGCACACTTCAGAAGAAAAGAGAGGCAGAGGCCAAACTGCTGTGGGCTAACAAACCAGATAAACTGCAGCAAGCCAAAGAGGAGATCACTGAG TGGGAGGCCAAAGTTACTCAATATGAAAGAGATTTTGACCGAATTGGAATGACCGTTCGCAAGGAGGTTCTCAGGTTTGAG aaAGAGAAAGCCAAGGACTTCAAAACCCAGATAATCAAGTATTTGGACTCCATGCTTCAGTCTCAGCAGCGG CTGATCAAGTTCTGGGAAGCCTTTCTTCCTGAGGCAAAAGCAATAGTTTAG
- the LOC128758887 gene encoding guanylyl cyclase-activating protein 2-like, translating to MGQAQQTENAEQIDIKALQDMYRRFVTECPSGLLFLHEFKRFFGVETTGEASDYAECMFRAFDTNGDNTIDFLEFVAALNLVFRGDLEHKLRWSFKVYDKDNNGYVDRSELRSIITSIYRIKAGSNSDVNLQSTVDETVDRIFQAVDSDGDGTINMEEFIRGAQQDPWVLNMLKLDMNPAMWVLEQRRKSAHF from the exons ATGGGACAGGCACAGCAGACCGAGAATGCTGAGCAGATAGACATCAAGGCTCTCCAGGATATGTACAGGAGGTTTGTCACTGAGTGTCCAAGTGGTCTTCTGTTCCTTCATGAATTCAAGCGATTCTTCGGCGTCGAAACTACTGGCGAAGCTTCCGACTATGCCGAGTGCATGTTTCGTGCTTTTGACACCAATGGG GACAATACCATAGATTTTCTTGAGTTTGTGGCGGCGCTGAATCTCGTCTTCAGAGGAGACCTGGAGCATAAATTGCGGTGGTCGTTTAAAGTGTACGACAAAGACAACAACGGATATGTGGACCGGTCAGAGCTTCGCTCAATTATCACA AGTATCTATCGGATAAAAGCTGGCTCCAACAGCGATGTGAATTTGCAGTCCACAGTGGATGAAACGGTGGATCGCATATTCCAGGCTGTGGATAGCGACGGAGATG GCACTATTAACATGGAGGAGTTCATTCGGGGAGCGCAGCAAGATCCCTGGGTGCTGAACATGTTGAAGTTGGACATGAATCCTGCAATGTGGGtgctggagcagaggaggaaaagtgCTCACTTCTAA
- the LOC128759325 gene encoding guanylyl cyclase-activating protein 2-like, with product MGQNQQTQSSDEELALDNIQDLYRFFIMECPSGSLYLHEFKRMFGVVNGTPESLYMDSIFRAFDMNHDNTMDFIEYVAALHLVLRGKLEDKLRWSFKVFDSDDNGRLDRSELRKIVKIIYKIKKGSITDESGTTYLTSEEVCTRIFREVDVNSDGQITLEEFVEGAQKSEWVRSFLQLDVNPSGWVQRHLCDRKLCAKDS from the exons atgggacaaaaccaacAAACTCAGTCATCAGATGAAGAACTGGCGCTAGATAATATTCAAGATCTCTACAGGTTCTTCATCATGGAGTGCCCAAGTGGATCTTTGTACCTACACGAGTTCAAGAGGATGTTTGGAGTGGTGAACGGGACGCCAGAATCTCTGTATATGGACAGCATATTTAGAGCTTTTGACATGAACCAT GACAACACAATGGATTTTATTGAGTATGTCGCTGCTCTGCATCTGGTTCTTCGTGGAAAACTAGAAGATAAGCTGCGATGGTCCTTCAAGGTGTTTGACAGTGATGACAACGGTCGTCTGGATCGAAGCGAACTGCGAAAGATTGTTAAG ATTATCTACAAGATCAAAAAGGGCTCAATAACTGACGAAAGTGGCACAACTTATCTGACGTCTGAGGAGGTGTGCACTCGAATATTCCGAGAGGTCGATGTGAACAGTGATG GTCAGATCACCCTGGAGGAATTTGTTGAAGGAGCTCAGAAGAGCGAGTGGGTACGAAGTTTCCTGCAACTCGATGTCAATCCAAGCGGATGGGTGCAGAGACATTTGTGCGACAGAAAACTGTGCGCTAAAGACTCTTGA